Proteins found in one Triticum aestivum cultivar Chinese Spring chromosome 4D, IWGSC CS RefSeq v2.1, whole genome shotgun sequence genomic segment:
- the LOC123100608 gene encoding zinc finger protein 6-like, which translates to MELSLALGCRGTDGSRVADDEVQPLFPCLYCDKKFLKPQALGGHQNAHKKERTAGWNPYVYRHYPFANLTSSRAAAATDIFTPVAVHCGSSGSAPPLLHVVAEAGSPAPLVHGIQAAAGLFSGDYGGLWDMLYWRRSSGGAELAPESNTGVEIDLELRL; encoded by the coding sequence ATGGAGCTGTCTCTGGCCTTGGGTTGCCGGGGAACCGACGGCAGCAGGGTGGCCGACGATGAGGTGCAGCCGCTGTTCCCGTGCCTCTACTGCGACAAGAAGTTCCTCAAGCCTCAGGCCCTCGGGGGCCACCAGAACGCGCACAAGAAGGAGCGCACGGCCGGCTGGAACCCCTACGTCTACCGCCATTACCCCTTTGCCAATCTCACCTCGTCTCGCGCGGCCGCCGCCACCGACATCTTCACCCCTGTCGCCGTGCACTGCGGTAGTAGTGGCAGCGCCCCACCGCTCCTCCATGTCGTTGCTGAGGCTGGTTCGCCGGCTCCATTGGTCCACGGCATACAAGCGGCAGCCGGCCTGTTCTCCGGCGACTACGGAGGTTTGTGGGACATGCTCTACTGGAGAAGGTCATCCGGCGGCGCTGAGCTGGCGCCGGAGAGCAACACTGGCGTGGAGATCGACCTGGAGCTCCGACTGTAG